A stretch of the Porifericola rhodea genome encodes the following:
- a CDS encoding glutamate-cysteine ligase family protein, producing MKDKSPLHLFQAYGVELEYMIVDSNTLDVKPIADELLKVAAGEYVNEFVNGSVTWSNELVSHVIELKCTEPVADLQELAQHFASNVVQINILLSQFDAKLMPTAAHPWMNPVEETQLWPYGNKDIYEAYDRIFGCSGHGWSNLQSTHLNLPFHGDEEFARLHAAIRILMPIMPALTASSPILEKKYEGWLDKRLDYYQQNQIKIPQITGKVIPEQSFSEASYSEMIYQPIEKAIRPYDEEGILEAMWLNSRGAIARFDRGSIEIRILDIQESPIADLAVLSLIIEVLKLLSSGKLASLEAQQSWTVEDLHKIYAKVIVEAQDAQIEDSSYLSLYQFEGDSASAQQLWIHLYKIAAADNPESLRPWMETLDPLLQRGSLASKILEVSEDIFSRENLSLIYSELCDCLDDNKTFQTCHIVGLS from the coding sequence TTGAAAGACAAAAGTCCTTTACATTTATTTCAGGCTTATGGTGTAGAGCTGGAGTATATGATTGTTGATAGCAATACACTGGATGTAAAACCTATTGCCGATGAGCTATTAAAAGTAGCTGCCGGCGAATATGTAAATGAGTTTGTTAACGGTAGTGTCACCTGGTCTAATGAGCTGGTTAGCCATGTAATTGAGCTTAAATGTACCGAACCTGTAGCTGATCTGCAGGAATTAGCTCAGCATTTTGCATCTAACGTTGTACAGATCAATATTTTGCTTTCTCAGTTTGATGCTAAACTTATGCCTACTGCCGCTCACCCCTGGATGAACCCTGTGGAAGAAACTCAGCTTTGGCCCTATGGCAATAAAGATATTTATGAGGCTTACGATAGAATTTTTGGGTGTAGTGGTCATGGATGGTCTAATTTACAAAGCACGCACCTCAATCTGCCATTTCATGGAGATGAAGAGTTTGCCAGATTGCATGCTGCTATTCGTATACTAATGCCAATTATGCCAGCCCTAACAGCTAGCTCACCAATTCTGGAAAAAAAGTATGAAGGTTGGCTGGATAAACGTTTAGATTATTATCAGCAGAACCAGATCAAGATACCCCAGATTACCGGAAAGGTGATACCTGAGCAGTCTTTTAGCGAAGCCAGCTACTCTGAAATGATATACCAGCCGATTGAAAAAGCCATCAGGCCTTATGATGAAGAAGGTATACTAGAAGCCATGTGGTTAAACTCCCGTGGTGCTATTGCACGCTTTGATCGGGGTTCAATAGAAATCAGAATTCTTGATATACAGGAAAGCCCGATAGCTGATCTGGCAGTACTTTCGCTCATTATTGAAGTGCTCAAGCTGTTGAGCTCAGGCAAGTTGGCAAGCCTGGAAGCTCAGCAATCGTGGACTGTGGAAGATTTACATAAGATTTATGCTAAGGTTATCGTGGAAGCACAGGATGCCCAGATAGAAGATAGCAGCTACCTTAGCTTGTATCAGTTTGAGGGTGACAGTGCATCTGCTCAGCAGCTATGGATACATTTGTACAAAATTGCAGCAGCTGATAATCCGGAGAGCTTACGCCCCTGGATGGAGACACTGGATCCTTTGTTACAAAGAGGTTCTCTTGCTTCAAAGATCTTAGAAGTTAGCGAAGATATTTTTTCCCGAGAAAATCTGAGTCTTATTTATAGCGAATTATGTGATTGTCTTGATGATAATAAAACTTTTCAAACATGCCATATAGTGGGATTGTCCTAA
- a CDS encoding RimK family protein → MSKLIITENPNNWKFQINDVRVITPGEYFSDTQLIKTKNIKILNFCRSYQYQSLGYYVSLLAEARGHKVMPRIANIQDFRYPSLIREDSLDFDELIQDTLKAIDVKTVEMRIYMGRTQQDSFLKLSNLLFNLLQTPLLKARFIKKDKKWLLQSINPISNTDIPENEKELLRSSLENYFLGKKTFGKNISRKKYDLAILVNPDEVSAPSNARAIQKFVKAADKTGFSIDLLTRNDYSKLIQYDALFIRETTNVNHHTFRFAKKAESEGLVVIDDSESILKCTNKVYLNELLQANNIPTPKSMIVRKETPVEQLYTFGFPFVLKQPDSCFSKGVMKINNESELVPALQSLFQNSELLIAQEFMPTSFDWRIGIINNQPLYVCKYFMARNHWQIVNWSKLKDKDGKAETLAMKDAPEQLLKTALQATKLIGDSLYGVDIKEANGQYYVIEVNDNPSIDSGIEDKIMKDQLYLNIMDTFLQRVKSY, encoded by the coding sequence ATGTCTAAACTTATTATTACAGAAAACCCTAACAACTGGAAATTTCAGATCAACGATGTACGGGTAATTACCCCTGGAGAGTACTTCTCTGATACCCAGCTTATCAAAACCAAAAACATAAAGATTCTCAATTTTTGCCGTTCATACCAGTACCAGAGCCTGGGGTATTATGTGTCCTTATTGGCAGAAGCCAGAGGGCATAAAGTGATGCCACGCATTGCAAACATTCAGGATTTCCGCTATCCTTCTTTAATTAGAGAAGATAGCCTGGATTTTGACGAACTGATTCAGGACACTCTTAAAGCGATTGACGTTAAAACGGTAGAGATGCGTATTTATATGGGAAGAACTCAACAGGATAGCTTCCTAAAATTATCAAATCTCTTATTTAACCTTCTTCAGACACCATTGCTGAAAGCCAGATTTATAAAAAAGGATAAAAAATGGTTGCTACAGTCTATTAACCCTATAAGTAATACCGATATTCCTGAAAATGAGAAGGAGCTGTTGAGAAGTTCGCTGGAAAACTACTTCCTGGGTAAAAAGACATTTGGTAAAAATATTTCACGAAAAAAATACGACCTGGCTATCCTTGTAAACCCTGATGAGGTTAGTGCACCATCTAATGCTCGTGCTATTCAAAAATTTGTAAAAGCAGCTGATAAAACAGGTTTTAGCATAGATCTTCTTACCAGGAATGATTACAGCAAGCTTATCCAATATGATGCGTTATTTATTAGAGAAACAACCAATGTTAATCACCATACCTTCCGTTTTGCCAAAAAAGCTGAATCTGAAGGTTTGGTTGTAATTGATGACTCTGAATCTATTTTAAAATGCACAAACAAGGTGTACTTAAATGAGCTTCTGCAGGCTAATAATATTCCTACGCCTAAGTCAATGATAGTGCGTAAAGAAACACCTGTTGAGCAATTATACACTTTTGGCTTTCCTTTCGTACTGAAACAACCTGATAGCTGCTTTTCTAAGGGAGTAATGAAAATTAATAATGAGTCAGAATTGGTGCCAGCGTTGCAAAGCCTGTTTCAAAATTCTGAATTACTTATTGCTCAAGAGTTTATGCCTACTTCTTTTGACTGGCGAATAGGTATTATCAATAACCAGCCTTTATACGTCTGTAAATATTTTATGGCTAGAAACCACTGGCAGATTGTAAACTGGTCTAAGCTAAAAGATAAAGATGGCAAGGCAGAAACATTGGCTATGAAGGATGCTCCAGAGCAATTACTTAAAACAGCCCTGCAAGCCACAAAGCTGATAGGTGATAGCCTGTACGGTGTAGATATTAAAGAAGCCAATGGTCAGTACTATGTTATTGAGGTAAATGACAACCCTAGCATTGATAGTGGTATAGAAGATAAAATTATGAAAGATCAGCTGTACCTCAACATTATGGATACCTTCTTACAACGTGTTAAATCATACTGA
- a CDS encoding C39 family peptidase, whose product MDKVNAILTVNIKPQPDDVTCGPTCLHALYNYYQDHIEIDEVIRQTEQLKTGGTLAVYLGIHALRRGYNASIYTYNLHIFDPTWFVEGVNLGQKLKQQAAHKRQIKIKEATQAYLSFLELGGHIQYEELTPKLIKKFLIKQIPILCGLSATYLYQCAREIADTNEYHDVKGEPSGHFVLIKGYDKEQRMVHISDPLNPNPVAETEQHYQVPIDRLINAILLGIVTYDANLLIIKPKNI is encoded by the coding sequence ATGGACAAAGTAAATGCTATCCTGACAGTAAATATAAAACCACAACCCGATGATGTAACATGCGGGCCTACATGTTTGCACGCTTTATATAACTATTATCAGGATCATATAGAAATTGACGAAGTAATACGGCAAACTGAACAACTTAAAACAGGCGGAACGTTAGCTGTATATTTGGGAATTCATGCCTTGCGAAGAGGTTATAACGCGAGTATCTATACTTACAATCTACACATTTTTGACCCTACCTGGTTTGTTGAAGGCGTTAATCTAGGTCAAAAATTAAAACAACAGGCAGCTCACAAAAGGCAGATCAAAATTAAAGAGGCGACTCAGGCATACCTTAGTTTTCTGGAGTTAGGAGGACATATTCAGTATGAAGAGCTTACTCCAAAACTCATTAAAAAATTTCTGATAAAGCAGATTCCTATTCTTTGTGGATTAAGTGCGACTTACCTGTACCAGTGTGCGAGAGAAATCGCCGATACTAATGAGTACCACGATGTAAAAGGAGAGCCCAGCGGCCACTTTGTACTCATTAAAGGCTATGACAAAGAACAACGCATGGTACATATCTCTGACCCATTAAACCCTAATCCTGTAGCCGAGACAGAACAGCATTATCAGGTGCCCATAGACAGGCTGATTAATGCAATTCTGCTAGGCATAGTGACATATGATGCTAACCTATTAATCATTAAGCCGAAAAACATCTAG
- a CDS encoding RNA polymerase sigma factor, giving the protein MRKEELVKLSDEELALGLKNVGEQFYFAELARRHEKYILKKCRSYVKKDDASEDLMQEVLIKVFMRISSFRNEAKFSTWLFTIIHSTCIDYIRKNKRNTHDILTEKLSEEVGEMVDTEEDITEELSEKILEELLNQMTPEEKLILMLKYKEKHSIKDIELSMHLSESAVKMRLKRAKEKINLLYLKHRNKGGL; this is encoded by the coding sequence ATGCGTAAAGAAGAGCTAGTTAAGCTAAGTGATGAAGAATTGGCTTTAGGTCTTAAAAATGTAGGTGAGCAGTTCTACTTTGCAGAGTTAGCCAGACGGCATGAGAAATACATATTAAAAAAGTGCCGATCTTATGTTAAAAAGGATGATGCAAGTGAAGACCTGATGCAAGAGGTACTAATTAAGGTGTTCATGAGAATCAGTTCTTTTAGGAATGAAGCTAAGTTCTCAACATGGTTGTTTACAATTATTCATAGCACCTGTATAGATTATATCAGAAAGAATAAGAGGAATACACACGATATACTTACTGAAAAGCTAAGCGAAGAAGTAGGAGAGATGGTAGATACGGAAGAAGATATAACCGAGGAACTAAGTGAAAAAATATTAGAAGAATTGCTTAACCAGATGACTCCGGAAGAAAAGTTAATACTTATGCTTAAGTATAAGGAAAAACATTCTATAAAAGATATTGAGTTGTCTATGCACCTTTCTGAGAGTGCGGTTAAAATGAGATTGAAAAGAGCAAAAGAGAAAATCAATTTGCTTTATCTAAAACATCGCAATAAAGGGGGATTATAA
- a CDS encoding STAS/SEC14 domain-containing protein has product MVKEQMTLKYKAAYLEITHDEQKNVVFYKWIGRISDEDARKGMDQILDVIKSTQSVDLVADLTAFTGGSVEIAKWVNEHWSDMLVAAGLKNVAVKLPESAFGGFSNTVALGPKFVSLINVEKFVSNEDVYAWIEQKRINN; this is encoded by the coding sequence ATGGTGAAAGAACAAATGACCTTAAAGTATAAGGCTGCTTATTTAGAAATTACGCATGATGAGCAAAAAAACGTTGTTTTCTACAAATGGATTGGTAGAATCAGTGATGAGGATGCTCGTAAAGGTATGGATCAAATTCTTGATGTCATCAAGTCAACTCAATCTGTAGATTTGGTAGCTGACCTTACTGCTTTTACTGGAGGCTCAGTAGAAATCGCAAAGTGGGTGAATGAGCACTGGAGCGATATGCTTGTGGCGGCAGGGCTTAAAAATGTGGCTGTTAAACTTCCTGAAAGTGCTTTTGGAGGTTTCTCTAATACTGTTGCTCTGGGACCTAAATTCGTATCTCTTATCAATGTAGAAAAATTTGTTTCTAACGAAGACGTATACGCGTGGATTGAACAGAAACGAATAAATAATTAA
- a CDS encoding GNAT family N-acetyltransferase: MNILSKIDVQCSTLSYRDIEEAVECIAKTFSLGEPMTSLLQITETEFRYFARIFIEKTAQEGLSVVARNAETGQFLGCIICEDYVTDLPEGIGMISPNFGPIVELLDTLGANYKADNNVAKGEIYHLFMGGVYPQYAGLNIAKTLTEHLENMARNKGYSKAIGEVTGPISQHVYIDKLGYSPMYDISYKDFTFEGNTVFEAINSCESCILIVKDL, from the coding sequence ATGAATATACTTAGCAAAATAGATGTGCAATGCAGCACACTTAGCTATCGTGATATTGAAGAAGCCGTAGAGTGCATTGCCAAGACATTCAGTTTAGGTGAACCTATGACTTCTTTACTACAAATTACAGAAACTGAGTTCAGATATTTCGCACGCATATTTATAGAAAAAACAGCTCAAGAGGGTTTGTCTGTAGTAGCCAGAAATGCTGAAACCGGCCAATTCCTGGGTTGTATCATCTGTGAAGATTATGTCACAGATTTGCCGGAAGGTATAGGAATGATATCTCCTAATTTTGGACCTATTGTAGAGTTATTAGATACACTGGGAGCAAATTACAAAGCTGACAATAATGTAGCTAAAGGTGAGATTTATCATCTTTTCATGGGCGGTGTATACCCTCAATATGCAGGGCTCAACATTGCCAAAACACTAACAGAGCACCTAGAGAATATGGCACGTAATAAAGGCTACTCAAAAGCTATTGGAGAGGTTACTGGTCCTATATCTCAACATGTGTACATAGATAAATTGGGATACAGCCCAATGTATGATATTTCTTATAAGGATTTCACTTTTGAAGGTAATACAGTTTTTGAAGCTATTAACAGTTGCGAGAGCTGTATTCTTATTGTGAAAGATCTATAG
- a CDS encoding pyridoxal phosphate-dependent decarboxylase family protein translates to MGYQVVDLIVKHIHNLPNSSVGKEESAAKLGQSIDSSLPIDGEDPKKVLSQVVEQVLSNIVHLDHPRQFAWVPGPNNYVSVLADFIASGYNVFSGLWVAGSGAAQIEITTINWLIEILGMTSQAGGLFVSGGSAANLTGLTIARDQVSSKNLKKAVIYFTEQTHSSNEKALHVLNIESTQIRKVACNAVFEMDVTDLITQIEIDQRNGLIPFCVIANAGTTNTGAIDPMVEIREVCNQYNLWMHVDGAYGAAAVLSQEGKLALNGISLADSITLDPHKWLFQPYEMGCLLVKDKRYLSITFTKEASYLQDAQNDEKTELNFSNKGIQLTRNFRALKLWMSLKVFGLGAFSEAIAHSFSLVSLAEKLLSELPNWLIVTRPSLGILTFRFQPQECSVEEADKLNMAIVSELMKSTYAMLSSTRLQGLFVLRMCIINPRTTISDVENTIHTMNDIAIELEKREEISY, encoded by the coding sequence TTGGGTTATCAGGTAGTAGATTTAATTGTAAAGCATATTCATAATTTACCCAATAGCTCTGTTGGAAAAGAAGAAAGTGCAGCTAAACTAGGTCAAAGTATTGATTCCAGTTTGCCCATAGATGGTGAGGATCCCAAAAAGGTGTTATCTCAGGTTGTGGAGCAGGTATTATCCAATATTGTTCATCTTGATCATCCTAGGCAGTTTGCCTGGGTGCCAGGGCCAAACAATTATGTGAGTGTTCTGGCTGACTTTATAGCTTCAGGCTATAATGTTTTTTCTGGTCTTTGGGTAGCAGGTTCAGGAGCAGCACAAATTGAAATCACTACCATAAACTGGTTAATAGAAATTCTGGGAATGACTTCCCAAGCCGGGGGGCTGTTTGTTAGTGGGGGATCCGCAGCCAACTTAACAGGTCTGACAATTGCCAGAGACCAGGTTTCTTCTAAAAATTTAAAAAAAGCAGTAATTTATTTTACGGAGCAAACACATTCTTCTAATGAGAAAGCTTTACATGTATTAAATATAGAAAGCACTCAAATTAGAAAAGTGGCTTGTAATGCAGTATTTGAGATGGATGTAACTGACCTGATAACGCAGATTGAAATAGATCAGCGTAATGGTTTAATACCATTTTGCGTTATTGCTAATGCAGGTACTACCAATACGGGTGCTATAGACCCTATGGTTGAGATACGAGAGGTGTGTAATCAGTATAATCTTTGGATGCATGTAGATGGAGCTTATGGTGCTGCGGCAGTATTATCTCAGGAAGGAAAGCTGGCACTTAATGGAATATCTCTGGCAGATTCTATTACGCTTGACCCACACAAATGGCTTTTTCAACCTTATGAAATGGGATGTTTATTAGTTAAAGATAAAAGGTATTTAAGTATTACCTTCACTAAAGAAGCCTCTTACCTGCAGGATGCTCAGAACGATGAGAAAACTGAGTTGAATTTTTCCAATAAAGGTATCCAATTGACTAGAAATTTTAGAGCTTTAAAGTTATGGATGTCACTCAAAGTGTTTGGCCTGGGGGCTTTCTCAGAAGCAATTGCACATAGTTTTTCTTTGGTGTCTTTAGCAGAGAAATTATTGTCTGAATTACCAAACTGGTTGATTGTAACCAGACCTAGTTTAGGCATTTTAACGTTCAGATTTCAGCCGCAGGAGTGTAGTGTTGAAGAAGCCGATAAATTAAATATGGCAATCGTATCTGAGCTGATGAAAAGTACCTACGCCATGCTGTCATCAACTCGTCTACAAGGGCTTTTTGTATTAAGAATGTGTATAATCAATCCGCGAACCACAATTTCAGATGTTGAAAATACTATTCATACAATGAATGATATTGCTATTGAACTTGAAAAGCGAGAAGAAATTAGCTATTAA
- a CDS encoding efflux transporter outer membrane subunit: MQFLLLILLVGGIYSCNLAPVFQEPDLSEYDNFKYKAFADSLSAVPLDTAWWKYFQDSTLDNIINEVSLNNNNLKAAINSFEQASAITRVDRSALLPEVQTEINTSRTVVSENAVQRFQSNKFSNYSLLGLASYQIDLWGQLRNNYKASVIESEITLLEYYNLLSVLRARAASEYINIRQLDAQIALYDSTIRLRERSLQIARLNYEAGASDALDPARAETQLRTAQSQRWNFINQRARLENSLAVLIGKEPSTYSIPENPLDSLPPVIPAKIPSEVLTKRPDVWIALKTMEAENARIGAARANLYPSISLTAQAGYQGRSFENILTPQSFAWTVGGSLMQPIFNYGRNQALVDAAYARYEQVAHLYKQSVLSAFEEVENELANIYYLNNQYQRQAQTVAAATRTLDLARQRYEAGLVSYLEVVDAERTALLNQLDAVGVIGQLYQSMIGLSLASGGSWEEGSQLYFSEELME; the protein is encoded by the coding sequence TTGCAGTTCTTATTACTGATCTTATTGGTCGGTGGAATCTATTCATGTAACCTTGCCCCGGTTTTTCAAGAACCAGATCTTAGCGAGTATGATAACTTTAAATATAAAGCCTTTGCTGACTCGTTGTCAGCAGTCCCGCTGGATACTGCTTGGTGGAAGTATTTTCAGGACTCTACATTAGATAATATTATTAATGAGGTATCATTAAATAATAACAATCTTAAAGCTGCAATTAATAGCTTTGAGCAAGCTAGCGCCATTACAAGAGTAGACCGTTCTGCATTACTTCCAGAAGTCCAGACAGAAATTAACACATCAAGAACGGTAGTATCAGAAAATGCTGTACAAAGATTCCAATCCAATAAATTTAGTAACTACTCCCTGTTAGGCCTGGCAAGCTATCAGATAGACTTATGGGGACAGCTGAGAAATAATTATAAAGCTTCAGTTATTGAATCTGAAATTACCTTATTGGAATATTATAATTTGCTTTCGGTATTACGAGCCAGAGCAGCCTCTGAATACATTAATATTCGGCAACTTGATGCTCAAATTGCTTTGTACGACTCTACAATCAGGCTTAGAGAACGATCTTTGCAAATAGCCAGGCTAAATTATGAGGCTGGTGCATCAGATGCATTAGACCCAGCAAGAGCTGAGACTCAGCTGCGTACTGCTCAATCGCAGAGGTGGAATTTCATAAATCAGCGTGCTCGTCTGGAAAACTCTCTGGCCGTTTTAATAGGCAAAGAACCTTCTACCTATTCTATTCCCGAAAACCCTCTTGACTCTTTACCTCCTGTAATTCCTGCAAAAATACCTTCGGAAGTATTGACAAAACGTCCGGATGTCTGGATAGCTCTTAAAACAATGGAAGCAGAAAATGCTCGCATTGGAGCTGCAAGAGCGAATCTTTACCCCAGCATCAGCTTGACAGCACAAGCAGGTTATCAGGGAAGATCTTTTGAAAATATTCTGACTCCTCAGAGTTTTGCATGGACTGTTGGGGGTAGTCTCATGCAACCGATTTTTAACTATGGAAGAAATCAGGCTTTGGTAGATGCTGCCTACGCAAGATATGAGCAGGTCGCTCATCTATATAAACAGTCTGTTTTGTCAGCATTTGAAGAAGTAGAAAATGAACTTGCCAATATCTATTATCTCAATAACCAGTACCAGAGACAAGCACAAACAGTAGCAGCAGCTACTAGAACTCTGGACCTGGCAAGACAACGCTATGAGGCTGGTTTAGTATCCTATCTGGAAGTAGTAGATGCAGAACGTACAGCCTTACTAAACCAGTTGGATGCCGTTGGTGTAATTGGGCAGTTATATCAAAGTATGATTGGGTTAAGTCTAGCCTCTGGAGGAAGTTGGGAGGAAGGCTCACAGCTTTATTTTTCCGAAGAACTAATGGAATAG